A stretch of Macrobrachium rosenbergii isolate ZJJX-2024 chromosome 12, ASM4041242v1, whole genome shotgun sequence DNA encodes these proteins:
- the LOC136844188 gene encoding serine/threonine-protein kinase Nek5-like — MLELPHRPCLGQRATSSQHSALKLYKMSDIKLIKKIGEGAFGKVYIGKWDGRKCAVKVITFDEKFEEIFEDAMKEVTLLSSLQHPNIVRFLDWDGTESDGKCRILIAVEYCGGGDLHTRIKNRRDSGRYFRETRVIGWFLDVVRAVEYLHSNGVIHRDIKPLNILKHEDGTIKLGDFGLAKILRSKKDVMASVRGTVIYSSPELHLRSVCDAKGDMWSLGCTLYELCKLEPAFGDVSEMLNFIEKRGTLGRLPGSYSSETKQLIKDLLSVDPDERPSASRVRKSLKYLLK, encoded by the exons ATGCTCGAACTGCCTCATCGTCCTTGTCTCGGCCAGAGAGCTACGTCGTCTCAGCACTCTGCATTGAagct atacaaaaTGTCCGATATTAAACTGATCAAGAAGATAGGCGAGGGAGCCTTTGGAAAAGTCTACATCGGAAAATGGGACGGGAGAAAATGCGCCGTGAAGGTG ATTACGTTTGACGAAAAATTCGAGGAAATCTTTGAGGACGCAATGAAGGAGGTGACATTGCTTAGCAGTCTGCAGCATCCAAACATCGTCAGGTTTTTA GACTGGGATGGAACGGAAAGCGATGGAAAATGTAGGATCCTAATTGCCGTGGAATATTGCGGAGGCGGAGACCTGCACAccagaataaaaaatagaagggacTCTGGGAGATACTTCCGTGAAACACGAGTCATTGGGTGGTTTTTAGACGTCGTCAGAGCTGTTGAG taTCTGCATTCCAACGGCGTCATCCACAGGGACATCAAACCCCTGAACATCCTCAAACACGAAGATGGAACCATCAAACTTGGGGACTTCGGACTCGCTAAGATTCTTCGGTCTAAGAAAGATGTGATGGCTTCTGTTAGAGGAACCGTCATTTATTCA AGTCCAGAACTTCATCTGAGATCGGTCTGTGATGCCAAAGGAGATATGTGGTCGTTGGGGTGCACTCTCTACGAACTGTGCAAGTTAGAACCAGCCTTCGGGGATGTCTCGGAGATGCTGAATTTCATAGAGAAGCGTGGAACTTTA GGACGGCTGCCTGGCTCATACTCGAGCGAAACAAAGCAGCTTATCAAGGACCTCCTCAGCGTCGACCCGGACGAACGACCTTCTGCCTCTAGAGTCAGGAAAAGCCTGAAGTATCTTCTGAAGTAA